One Mycolicibacterium goodii genomic region harbors:
- a CDS encoding DUF899 domain-containing protein yields MTTPAHDVVSPAEWDDALAQMLIKEKEFTRARDALAALRRRMPWTSADKQYTFEGPTGRMSLLDLFEGRTQLIVYRAFLDPGVHGWPEHGCVGCSLMADHIGNLAHLNARDTTLVYVSRGSQADIDRIKTRMGWHHPWYTIVPTDDGAFDVDFGVDQWHGTNAFIRDGDRIYRTYFINNRGDEAFVNTWNFLDMTALGRQETWEDSPAGFPQTRPYEWWSWHDTYAAHRSSRWFGDPDPDDLHDPRPPRSETMSG; encoded by the coding sequence ATGACCACCCCCGCTCACGACGTCGTGTCACCGGCCGAATGGGACGACGCACTCGCACAGATGCTCATCAAGGAGAAGGAGTTCACCCGTGCCCGGGATGCGTTGGCCGCGTTGCGCAGACGCATGCCGTGGACCTCGGCGGACAAGCAGTACACATTCGAGGGTCCGACCGGACGGATGAGCCTGCTCGACCTGTTCGAAGGACGCACGCAACTCATCGTCTACCGCGCATTCCTTGACCCCGGCGTCCACGGCTGGCCCGAACACGGTTGCGTCGGCTGCTCTTTGATGGCCGACCACATCGGGAACCTCGCGCACCTCAACGCGCGCGACACCACGCTCGTCTACGTGTCGCGCGGGTCGCAGGCCGACATCGACCGGATCAAGACCCGCATGGGATGGCACCATCCCTGGTACACGATCGTCCCCACCGACGACGGCGCATTCGACGTCGACTTCGGCGTCGACCAGTGGCACGGCACCAACGCGTTCATCCGCGACGGCGACCGCATCTACCGCACCTACTTCATCAACAACCGCGGCGACGAGGCGTTCGTCAACACCTGGAACTTCCTCGACATGACCGCGCTGGGCCGCCAGGAGACCTGGGAGGACTCCCCCGCCGGCTTCCCGCAGACCCGCCCGTACGAATGGTGGTCCTGGCACGACACCTACGCCGCCCACCGGTCGTCACGATGGTTCGGCGACCCCGACCCGGACGATCTGCACGATCCACGACCGCCGCGATCGGAGACGATGTCGGGGTGA
- a CDS encoding SDR family oxidoreductase, producing the protein MRVFVTGASGFIGSAVSDELIAAGHQVIGLARSDASAHALAEAGREVHRGDLTDLDSLRAGAADADGVIHLAFVHDFTDFAKSVETDRIVIEALGDALAGSERPLVVAAGIGGLPRGTTEDDAVPAGYPRLSEPTALQQVSKGVRASVVRLPPSVHGTGDHGFVPELISIARARGVSGFPADGSNTWSAVHREDAARVFRLALEAAQAGSRWHAVADEGIAVRDIAQTIGRGLGLPTVSIPRDETMSHFGWIGAFFTLDAKVPSTLTRKRLGWEPTGPGLLADLDAGHYFDPTVGQGLETVTG; encoded by the coding sequence ATGCGTGTTTTCGTCACCGGAGCATCCGGTTTCATCGGGTCGGCGGTGTCCGACGAGCTCATCGCCGCAGGTCACCAGGTCATCGGATTGGCCCGCTCCGACGCGTCGGCCCACGCGCTGGCCGAGGCAGGCCGCGAGGTACACCGCGGCGACCTCACCGATCTGGACAGCCTGCGAGCAGGCGCCGCGGATGCCGACGGGGTCATCCACCTCGCGTTCGTGCACGACTTCACCGACTTCGCGAAGTCCGTGGAGACCGACCGCATCGTGATCGAGGCCCTCGGGGACGCACTGGCCGGTTCGGAGCGACCTCTGGTCGTCGCAGCCGGAATCGGCGGTCTGCCGCGCGGCACCACCGAGGATGACGCCGTTCCGGCCGGATATCCTCGCCTCTCGGAACCTACGGCGCTACAGCAGGTTTCGAAGGGGGTACGGGCCTCAGTGGTGCGACTGCCACCGTCGGTACACGGCACGGGCGATCACGGTTTCGTCCCCGAGTTGATCTCGATCGCACGCGCCCGCGGCGTGTCGGGCTTTCCGGCTGACGGGTCCAACACATGGTCGGCCGTGCACCGCGAAGACGCGGCCCGGGTGTTCCGGCTCGCGCTCGAAGCGGCACAGGCGGGCTCGCGGTGGCACGCCGTGGCCGACGAGGGCATCGCAGTGCGGGACATCGCGCAGACCATCGGCCGCGGGCTCGGACTGCCGACCGTCTCGATCCCCCGCGACGAGACCATGTCACATTTCGGTTGGATCGGCGCGTTCTTCACCCTCGACGCCAAGGTTCCGAGCACACTGACCAGGAAGCGGCTGGGGTGGGAACCAACCGGTCCCGGTCTGCTCGCCGATCTCGACGCGGGCCACTATTTCGACCCCACGGTCGGCCAGGGTCTCGAGACGGTCACAGGCTGA
- a CDS encoding NYN domain-containing protein has protein sequence MRWIVDGMNVVGSRPDGWWRDRRGAMARLVEQLERWASAENARLTVVFEAPATPPIESTIVEVAHAPASAPNSADDEIVRLLDGADVANITVVTSDRGLAERVRAAGAHVKPASGFRDLIEDVMGP, from the coding sequence GTGCGCTGGATCGTCGATGGCATGAACGTGGTCGGCTCACGTCCCGACGGGTGGTGGAGGGACCGCCGCGGCGCGATGGCGCGACTGGTCGAGCAGCTTGAGCGGTGGGCGTCGGCCGAAAATGCACGCCTCACCGTCGTGTTCGAGGCTCCCGCAACGCCGCCCATCGAATCCACGATCGTCGAGGTGGCCCACGCGCCCGCCTCGGCGCCGAACTCCGCCGACGACGAGATCGTGCGTCTGCTCGACGGCGCCGACGTCGCGAACATCACCGTGGTGACATCGGACCGCGGCCTCGCCGAGCGGGTCCGCGCGGCGGGCGCACACGTGAAGCCCGCATCGGGATTCCGTGACCTCATCGAGGACGTCATGGGGCCGTGA
- a CDS encoding ArsR/SmtB family transcription factor, which yields MVEDQRLDRTYAALADPTRRRLLETLRAGDARISDLAAPLPMTFAGVSRHIGVLESAGLVRRDVRGREHWLSLVPDGLTDAQQWINDQSEFWSTRADALAARLRRKQTDR from the coding sequence GTGGTTGAAGATCAGCGGCTGGATCGGACGTACGCGGCCCTCGCCGACCCGACGCGTCGCCGGCTGCTGGAGACCCTGCGAGCCGGCGACGCCAGGATCAGCGATCTGGCGGCCCCGCTGCCCATGACGTTTGCCGGGGTCTCGCGACACATCGGCGTTCTCGAATCGGCCGGACTGGTGCGGCGCGACGTCCGTGGCCGCGAGCACTGGTTGTCGTTGGTTCCCGACGGGTTGACCGACGCGCAGCAGTGGATCAACGACCAGTCGGAGTTCTGGTCGACTCGTGCCGATGCGCTCGCGGCACGTCTGCGCCGAAAGCAGACCGATCGATGA
- the furA2 gene encoding fur family transcriptional regulator FurA2, whose amino-acid sequence MPSRAEFEAQLRMTDLRVTRPRIAVMEAVHANPHADTETIFSAVRDSLPTVSRQAVYDVLHALTAANLVRRIQPSGATARYEARVGDNHHHVVCRECGSIADIDCAVGDAPCLTPSNDNHALDGFLLDEAEVIYWGRCRECSADGP is encoded by the coding sequence ATGCCCTCAAGGGCGGAGTTCGAAGCCCAACTGCGGATGACGGACCTGCGGGTCACCCGCCCACGGATCGCTGTCATGGAGGCGGTACACGCGAATCCCCATGCCGACACCGAGACGATCTTCTCGGCGGTACGCGATTCCCTACCAACCGTTTCCCGACAGGCGGTGTACGACGTGTTGCATGCCTTGACGGCGGCGAACCTGGTGCGGCGTATCCAGCCGTCGGGGGCGACCGCACGGTACGAGGCGCGCGTCGGCGACAACCATCACCACGTCGTCTGCCGTGAATGCGGCTCCATCGCCGATATCGACTGCGCGGTCGGCGATGCGCCGTGCTTGACGCCTTCGAACGACAACCACGCGCTGGATGGCTTTCTGCTCGACGAGGCCGAGGTCATCTATTGGGGTCGGTGCCGGGAATGCTCGGCGGACGGCCCTTGA
- the katG gene encoding catalase/peroxidase HPI: MSSDTSDSRPPHPDTKTASTSESENPAIPSPKPKSGAPLRNQDWWPNQIDVSRLHPHPREGNPLGEDFDYAEEFAKLDVNALKADLVALMTQSQDWWPADYGHYGGLFIRMSWHSAGTYRIHDGRGGGGQGAQRFAPINSWPDNVSLDKARRLLWPVKQKYGNKISWADLLVFAGNVALESMGFKTFGFGFGREDIWEPEEILFGEEDEWLGTDKRYSGGEKRELAEPYGATTMGLIYVNPEGPEGQPDPLAAAHDIRETFGRMAMNDEETAALIVGGHTFGKTHGAGDASLVGPEPEAAPIEQQGLGWKSSYGTGKGPDTITSGLEVVWTNTPTKWDNSFLEILYGYEWELTKSPAGAWQFTTKDGAGAGTIPDPFGGPGRAPTMLVTDISMRVDPIYGKITRRWLDHPEELTEAFAKAWYKLLHRDMGPISRYLGPWVAEPQLWQDPVPDVDHELVDETDIAALKSTVLESGLSVAQLVKTAWASAASYRNTDKRGGANGARVRLEPQKNWEVNEPAELAKVLSVLEQIQQDFNASATGGKKISLADLIVLAGSAAIENAAEDGGYNVTVPFAPGRTDASQENTDVDSFAVLEPRADGFRNYVRPGEKVQLEKMLLERAYFLGVSAPQLTVLIGGLRALDVNHGGTKHGVFTDRPGALTNDFFVNLLDMGTEWKTSESTENVYEGFDRKTGQLKWTATANDLVFGSHSVLRGMAEVYAQSDNGERFVNDFVKAWVKVMNNDRFDLK, from the coding sequence GTGTCATCCGATACATCCGATAGCCGCCCGCCTCACCCTGATACGAAGACCGCAAGCACCAGCGAGAGCGAAAATCCCGCGATCCCTTCACCGAAGCCGAAATCGGGCGCCCCGCTGCGCAACCAGGACTGGTGGCCCAATCAGATCGACGTATCGCGGTTGCACCCGCATCCACGGGAGGGCAATCCGCTCGGCGAAGACTTCGACTACGCAGAGGAATTCGCCAAGCTCGACGTGAACGCGCTCAAGGCCGACCTCGTGGCGCTGATGACGCAGTCTCAGGACTGGTGGCCGGCGGACTACGGACACTACGGCGGTCTGTTCATTCGCATGAGCTGGCATTCCGCGGGCACCTACCGGATCCATGACGGCCGCGGTGGTGGTGGCCAGGGCGCCCAGCGGTTCGCACCGATCAACTCCTGGCCCGACAACGTCAGCCTGGACAAGGCCCGAAGGCTGTTGTGGCCCGTCAAGCAGAAGTACGGCAACAAGATCTCATGGGCCGACCTGCTGGTGTTCGCCGGCAATGTGGCGCTGGAATCGATGGGCTTCAAGACGTTTGGCTTCGGGTTCGGCCGTGAGGACATCTGGGAGCCCGAGGAGATCCTCTTCGGCGAGGAAGATGAGTGGCTCGGCACCGACAAGCGGTACTCGGGAGGCGAGAAGCGCGAACTCGCCGAGCCGTACGGCGCGACCACGATGGGCCTGATCTACGTCAACCCGGAAGGGCCAGAAGGCCAGCCCGACCCGCTCGCCGCGGCGCACGACATCCGGGAAACGTTCGGCCGCATGGCGATGAACGACGAGGAGACCGCGGCGCTGATCGTCGGTGGCCACACGTTCGGCAAGACCCACGGCGCCGGGGACGCCAGCCTGGTCGGCCCGGAGCCGGAAGCGGCGCCGATCGAGCAACAGGGCCTCGGCTGGAAGAGCTCCTACGGTACGGGCAAGGGTCCCGACACCATCACCAGCGGGCTCGAGGTCGTATGGACCAACACTCCGACCAAGTGGGACAACAGCTTCCTGGAAATCCTCTACGGGTACGAATGGGAGTTGACCAAGAGTCCCGCGGGCGCGTGGCAGTTCACCACCAAAGACGGGGCGGGCGCGGGGACCATCCCAGATCCGTTCGGCGGTCCGGGGCGGGCCCCGACGATGTTGGTCACCGATATCTCGATGCGTGTGGACCCCATCTACGGCAAGATCACGCGCCGGTGGCTCGACCACCCAGAGGAACTCACCGAGGCCTTCGCCAAGGCCTGGTACAAGCTGCTGCATCGCGACATGGGTCCGATCTCGCGGTATCTGGGCCCGTGGGTCGCCGAGCCGCAACTCTGGCAGGATCCCGTCCCGGACGTCGATCACGAGTTGGTCGATGAGACCGACATCGCCGCGTTGAAGTCCACGGTGCTGGAGTCCGGTCTGTCCGTGGCCCAGCTGGTGAAGACAGCGTGGGCGTCGGCGGCGAGCTATCGCAACACCGACAAGCGCGGTGGCGCCAACGGTGCTCGGGTGCGTCTGGAACCGCAGAAGAACTGGGAGGTCAACGAACCCGCGGAACTGGCCAAGGTGCTATCGGTGCTCGAGCAGATCCAACAGGATTTCAACGCCTCGGCCACGGGGGGCAAGAAGATCTCGTTGGCGGATCTGATCGTGTTGGCCGGTTCGGCGGCGATCGAGAACGCCGCCGAGGACGGGGGCTACAACGTCACCGTGCCGTTCGCGCCGGGCCGGACCGACGCCAGCCAGGAGAACACCGACGTGGACTCCTTCGCGGTGCTCGAGCCACGCGCGGACGGGTTCCGCAACTACGTCCGCCCTGGAGAGAAGGTCCAGCTGGAGAAGATGCTGCTGGAGCGTGCCTACTTCCTCGGGGTGAGCGCACCGCAACTGACTGTGCTGATCGGCGGGTTGCGCGCGTTGGACGTGAACCATGGAGGCACCAAACACGGTGTGTTCACCGACCGGCCCGGGGCGTTGACCAACGATTTCTTCGTGAACCTGCTCGACATGGGAACGGAGTGGAAGACCTCGGAATCGACGGAGAACGTCTACGAGGGATTCGATCGCAAGACGGGTCAGCTGAAGTGGACCGCGACCGCGAATGATCTTGTGTTCGGCTCGCATTCGGTCCTACGGGGAATGGCCGAGGTCTACGCCCAGTCCGACAACGGCGAACGGTTCGTCAACGATTTCGTCAAGGCATGGGTCAAGGTGATGAACAACGACCGGTTCGACCTCAAGTAA
- a CDS encoding SRPBCC family protein: MTESPTVRVQRVMPAAPEVVFDEWLDPDALMDWMCPRPVRCVAVSVEPRVGGRLRFDVDDTGSAVLITGQFLEIDRPRRLRFTWTNSDWSDPSRVSIVQVEFEGAGEGETLMSIEHSLLPPEEYDGFHHGWIRTFEQLDGKLRRGA; the protein is encoded by the coding sequence ATGACCGAATCCCCGACCGTCCGCGTGCAGCGAGTGATGCCTGCGGCGCCCGAGGTGGTGTTCGACGAGTGGCTCGACCCCGACGCGCTGATGGACTGGATGTGCCCTCGACCGGTTCGCTGTGTCGCGGTCAGCGTCGAACCCCGCGTCGGTGGACGTCTGCGGTTCGACGTCGACGACACCGGCTCCGCGGTCCTCATCACCGGCCAGTTCCTCGAAATCGACCGGCCCAGGCGCCTGCGCTTCACGTGGACCAACTCGGACTGGTCGGACCCGTCGCGGGTGAGCATCGTCCAGGTTGAGTTCGAGGGCGCCGGCGAAGGCGAAACCCTTATGTCCATCGAACATTCGCTGCTTCCACCCGAAGAGTACGACGGGTTCCACCACGGCTGGATCCGCACGTTCGAACAACTCGACGGCAAACTCCGGCGCGGAGCGTGA
- a CDS encoding TetR/AcrR family transcriptional regulator: MSRWEPDARGRLERAALELYAERGFESTTVAEIAERAGLTERTFFRHFADKREVLFGGEHVLQDLFVDAVAAAPASATAFDAVAAGLDAVGRMFAGRYADARRRQAVVDANTALQERELIKLSTLAAAVAAALGERGVPRPRADLAAETGIAVFKVAFARWVAGERETDLRAVMGQVLHDLRGLVALG; the protein is encoded by the coding sequence ATGAGTCGCTGGGAGCCCGACGCGCGCGGCCGGCTGGAACGTGCCGCGCTCGAGCTGTACGCCGAGCGTGGATTCGAGTCGACGACGGTCGCCGAGATCGCCGAGCGTGCCGGGCTCACCGAACGGACCTTCTTCCGGCACTTCGCCGACAAGCGCGAGGTGCTGTTCGGTGGTGAACACGTGCTGCAGGACCTTTTCGTCGACGCTGTCGCCGCGGCTCCGGCGAGCGCCACCGCATTCGACGCCGTCGCTGCGGGACTCGACGCCGTGGGGCGGATGTTCGCGGGCCGGTACGCCGACGCGCGTCGGCGTCAGGCAGTCGTCGACGCGAACACGGCGCTGCAGGAACGGGAACTGATCAAGCTCTCGACGCTGGCGGCCGCGGTCGCGGCGGCCCTGGGAGAGCGTGGCGTGCCGCGACCGAGGGCTGATCTGGCCGCCGAAACCGGCATCGCGGTATTCAAGGTGGCTTTCGCCCGCTGGGTCGCCGGTGAGCGCGAGACAGATCTACGTGCGGTGATGGGACAGGTTCTCCACGATCTGAGGGGTCTGGTGGCGCTCGGGTGA
- a CDS encoding nitroreductase, which produces MDVYEAVISRRAVRGFTDSPVPKAVLERVLTAAAWSPSSSNTQPWNIYVLTGAALAELKKRATERVASGVEWDEREYDMYPAAMTAPYTDRRSAFGRERYSALGITRDDWEARQRAAIANWDCFGAPAALFCYIDRRLGPAQWADLGMYLQTVMLLLRSEGLHSCPQMAWSQVRTTVADAVSPPPELMLFCGMSIGYEDPSVDHIRTGRAPLEETVTFVE; this is translated from the coding sequence TTGGACGTCTACGAAGCAGTCATCAGCCGGCGGGCCGTACGGGGTTTCACCGACAGTCCCGTCCCGAAAGCGGTGCTGGAACGCGTGCTGACCGCTGCGGCCTGGTCGCCGTCCAGTTCGAACACACAGCCGTGGAACATTTACGTTCTCACCGGCGCGGCGCTGGCGGAACTCAAGAAACGCGCCACTGAACGGGTCGCCAGCGGCGTTGAGTGGGATGAGCGGGAGTACGACATGTACCCGGCCGCCATGACCGCACCGTATACCGATCGGCGGTCAGCGTTCGGGCGGGAGCGTTACAGCGCGCTCGGCATCACCCGTGACGACTGGGAGGCGCGGCAGCGCGCTGCCATCGCCAACTGGGATTGTTTCGGCGCCCCCGCGGCCCTGTTCTGTTACATCGACCGCCGGCTGGGGCCGGCGCAGTGGGCCGACCTCGGGATGTACCTGCAGACCGTCATGCTGTTGCTGCGCTCCGAAGGTCTGCACAGCTGCCCGCAGATGGCATGGTCGCAAGTGCGAACGACCGTCGCCGACGCCGTGTCACCCCCACCCGAGCTGATGTTGTTCTGCGGCATGTCGATCGGCTACGAGGATCCCTCGGTGGACCACATCCGGACCGGCCGGGCACCACTTGAGGAGACGGTGACCTTCGTCGAGTAG
- a CDS encoding alcohol dehydrogenase catalytic domain-containing protein has protein sequence MPTHRAVHVRSTGGPLELADTETSPPERGQVRVDVAACGVCGTDKAIVNGVFPVAAWPVTPGHEIAGTVAEVGPGVEDFAVGDRVAIGWFGGHCGVCVPCRKGLFIHCVDGQVPSLSYPGGYAESVTAPANALARIPDELTFAEAAPMGCAGVTTYNALRHTHAVAGDVVAVLGLGGLGHLGVQFAAAMGFDTVVIARGRGDRERDAHALGARHYIDSTAEDVAAALQKLGGAAVVLGTAGNSQAMADTVGGLGPRGELVAVGVTAEPLGISPAQLIQSAASVSGHPSGTARDVEETMHFAVVSGVRARIEERPLEDAAEAYTAMVESRARYRMVLTT, from the coding sequence ATGCCCACACATCGAGCCGTGCACGTGCGATCAACCGGCGGACCACTGGAACTCGCCGATACCGAGACTTCGCCGCCCGAGCGGGGGCAGGTCCGCGTCGACGTCGCGGCGTGCGGCGTGTGCGGTACCGACAAGGCGATCGTCAACGGCGTGTTCCCCGTTGCCGCGTGGCCGGTGACGCCCGGACACGAGATCGCGGGAACAGTGGCCGAAGTCGGGCCCGGCGTCGAGGATTTCGCGGTGGGTGACCGCGTCGCGATCGGCTGGTTCGGCGGCCACTGCGGTGTGTGCGTCCCCTGCCGCAAGGGTCTGTTCATCCACTGTGTCGACGGACAGGTGCCCAGCCTCAGCTACCCGGGCGGATACGCCGAGTCGGTGACCGCGCCCGCGAACGCGCTGGCCCGTATCCCCGACGAGCTCACCTTCGCCGAGGCCGCCCCGATGGGATGCGCCGGGGTCACCACCTACAACGCGCTCCGCCACACGCATGCCGTGGCCGGTGACGTCGTCGCGGTGCTGGGCCTCGGTGGACTCGGCCATCTCGGAGTGCAGTTCGCTGCCGCAATGGGATTCGACACCGTGGTGATAGCCCGTGGTCGCGGTGACCGGGAGCGCGATGCGCATGCACTCGGTGCTCGGCACTACATCGACTCCACGGCCGAAGATGTCGCGGCGGCACTGCAGAAACTCGGGGGCGCCGCGGTCGTCCTCGGCACTGCGGGCAATTCGCAGGCCATGGCGGACACCGTCGGCGGGCTCGGACCGCGCGGTGAACTCGTCGCGGTGGGGGTGACCGCGGAGCCGTTGGGTATCAGCCCCGCACAACTGATCCAGTCCGCCGCCAGCGTCTCGGGACATCCGTCCGGGACCGCGCGCGATGTCGAGGAGACGATGCACTTCGCGGTGGTGTCGGGCGTCCGCGCCCGGATCGAGGAACGCCCACTCGAGGACGCCGCCGAGGCCTACACGGCGATGGTCGAATCGCGCGCCCGCTATCGCATGGTGCTGACCACCTGA
- a CDS encoding fatty acyl-AMP ligase has protein sequence MDSGSRAQYEAPTGLLRIEDCLDADGGIALPPGTTLISLIDRNIANVGDSVAYRYLDFSQGDLQVSELTWTELGVRLRAVGATVQRAASRGDRVAILAPQGLDYVIGFFAAIKAGTIAVPLFAPELQGHAERLDTALGDAQPSTILTTSDAEAAVRGFLDKLPGKRPHVVVIDDVPDSAGSDFQPVPVDVDDVSHLQYTSGSTRPPVGVEVTHRAVGTNLLQMILSIDLLNRNTHGMSWLPLYHDMGLSMIGFPAVYGGHSTLMSPTAFIRRPQRWIQALSDESRYGRVITAAPNFAYEWTAQRGLPDPARGEEIDLSNVVLIIGSEPVSPAAIENFNKAFSPYGLPPTAFKPSYGIAEATLLVSTIAPAAQASVSYFDRGELAYGRAVPVAADAVGAVAHVSCGQVARSLRAVIVNPRTAEELADGMVGEIWLHGDNIGRGYWNLPEQTRATFGAALRSRLQTGSHAAGAPAEAAWLRTGDLGVYRDGELYVTGRIDDLVVIDGRCHYPHDIEATVADASPLVRRGHVTAFSVTAQDIPGAPADRDQLVVIAERAVGTSRADPQPAVEAIRAAVAHRHGLPPADVRFVSAGAIPRTTSGKLARRACRAQYLEGKLGVR, from the coding sequence ATGGACAGTGGCTCGCGGGCTCAGTACGAGGCACCCACCGGTCTGCTGCGGATCGAGGACTGCCTCGACGCCGACGGCGGCATCGCGCTCCCGCCCGGCACGACCTTGATATCGCTCATCGACCGGAACATCGCGAACGTCGGTGACTCGGTGGCGTATCGATACCTGGACTTCAGCCAGGGAGACCTCCAGGTGAGCGAGCTGACGTGGACCGAACTGGGAGTGCGGTTGCGCGCCGTCGGCGCCACGGTGCAACGTGCCGCTTCCCGTGGTGACCGGGTGGCGATCCTTGCGCCCCAGGGGCTCGACTACGTCATCGGCTTCTTCGCGGCGATCAAGGCGGGCACCATCGCGGTGCCCCTGTTCGCGCCGGAGCTGCAGGGCCACGCCGAGCGTCTGGACACCGCACTCGGCGATGCGCAGCCGAGCACAATTCTGACCACCTCCGACGCCGAAGCCGCGGTTCGAGGCTTCCTGGACAAGCTGCCTGGCAAACGGCCCCACGTCGTCGTCATCGACGACGTGCCCGACTCGGCGGGCTCGGACTTCCAGCCGGTGCCCGTCGACGTCGACGACGTGTCCCACCTGCAGTACACCTCGGGGTCCACGCGCCCACCGGTCGGCGTCGAGGTCACCCACCGCGCGGTGGGCACCAACCTGTTGCAGATGATCCTGTCGATCGACCTGCTGAACCGGAACACCCACGGGATGAGCTGGCTGCCGCTCTATCACGACATGGGTCTGTCGATGATCGGATTCCCTGCCGTCTACGGCGGTCACTCGACCCTGATGTCGCCGACCGCGTTCATCCGCCGGCCGCAGCGGTGGATCCAGGCCCTGTCGGACGAATCGCGGTACGGCCGCGTGATCACGGCCGCACCGAACTTCGCCTACGAATGGACCGCACAACGCGGCCTTCCAGATCCGGCTCGCGGTGAGGAGATCGACCTGAGCAACGTCGTCCTCATCATCGGGTCCGAACCCGTGAGCCCCGCGGCGATCGAGAATTTCAACAAGGCCTTCTCGCCGTACGGGCTGCCGCCCACCGCGTTCAAACCGTCCTACGGCATCGCCGAGGCGACGCTGCTCGTCTCGACCATCGCGCCCGCGGCGCAGGCATCGGTGAGCTACTTCGATCGAGGGGAGCTGGCGTACGGCCGTGCGGTTCCGGTGGCGGCCGACGCGGTCGGCGCGGTCGCGCACGTGTCCTGCGGTCAGGTCGCGCGCAGCCTACGGGCGGTGATCGTGAACCCCCGAACGGCAGAGGAATTGGCTGACGGCATGGTCGGTGAGATCTGGCTGCACGGCGACAACATCGGCCGCGGCTACTGGAACCTGCCGGAGCAGACACGCGCGACATTCGGTGCGGCACTGCGGTCCCGGCTGCAGACCGGCAGCCACGCCGCGGGTGCGCCGGCCGAGGCCGCCTGGCTGCGCACCGGCGACCTCGGTGTGTACCGCGACGGCGAGTTGTACGTCACGGGGCGGATCGACGACCTGGTCGTGATCGACGGGCGCTGCCACTATCCGCACGATATCGAGGCGACCGTGGCAGACGCGTCACCTCTTGTCCGTCGCGGACACGTCACCGCGTTCTCGGTGACGGCACAGGACATTCCGGGCGCACCCGCCGACCGGGACCAGCTCGTCGTGATCGCAGAACGCGCGGTGGGCACCAGCCGCGCCGACCCGCAACCGGCCGTCGAGGCGATTCGTGCGGCGGTCGCGCACCGGCACGGCCTGCCACCCGCCGACGTCCGGTTCGTCTCCGCCGGGGCCATCCCTCGGACCACGAGCGGGAAACTGGCGCGCCGCGCATGTCGTGCGCAGTACCTCGAAGGCAAGCTCGGCGTGCGCTGA
- a CDS encoding extracellular catalytic domain type 1 short-chain-length polyhydroxyalkanoate depolymerase codes for MAGTWTTWISRVVTCLLVGASAAPGVATPWAHAGPLGHIPAAQIDFGGMIRTYQLHLPPGPDKPAGLVVNLHAAGLTGADQAALTHYDSVADAHGFAVVYPDGIDRSWADGRGASVPDRQGVDDVGFITTLVDRLVTDFAIPRDRVFATGLSAGAFMANRLACDRADLFSAIAPVAGTLGANVGCRPSQPVSVLAMYGTADPIVPFGGGVMNGRGGSSTVLSAAELVDRWRGLDGCTNNPVPETLPAVGDGTTTERLTYGPCAAGTDVVFMRVVNGGHTWPGAPEVLPAQQVGLPIRGFDASQLSMQFFETHER; via the coding sequence ATGGCTGGAACGTGGACGACGTGGATCTCCAGGGTCGTGACATGTCTGCTGGTCGGTGCTTCCGCCGCGCCCGGGGTCGCGACGCCATGGGCGCATGCGGGCCCGCTCGGTCACATACCCGCTGCTCAGATCGATTTCGGGGGGATGATCCGTACCTACCAACTGCACCTACCACCGGGGCCGGACAAGCCTGCAGGCCTGGTCGTCAACCTTCACGCAGCGGGGCTGACGGGGGCCGACCAGGCAGCGCTGACACACTACGATTCGGTCGCTGACGCGCATGGGTTCGCTGTGGTGTACCCCGACGGAATCGACCGCAGCTGGGCCGACGGGCGCGGTGCGTCCGTGCCGGACCGCCAGGGCGTCGACGACGTCGGGTTCATCACGACGCTGGTCGATCGGCTCGTCACCGATTTCGCCATCCCGCGTGACCGGGTGTTCGCCACCGGATTGTCCGCGGGTGCCTTCATGGCGAACCGGCTGGCGTGTGATCGCGCCGACCTGTTCTCGGCGATCGCGCCGGTCGCGGGGACTCTCGGCGCCAACGTGGGATGTCGTCCCTCCCAGCCGGTCTCGGTGCTCGCGATGTACGGCACTGCGGATCCGATCGTCCCCTTCGGCGGGGGAGTGATGAACGGGCGCGGCGGTAGCAGTACCGTGCTCTCTGCCGCCGAACTGGTGGACCGGTGGCGTGGTCTCGACGGATGCACGAATAATCCGGTGCCGGAGACACTTCCGGCGGTCGGAGACGGGACGACGACCGAGCGCCTCACCTACGGACCGTGCGCGGCGGGCACCGACGTGGTGTTCATGCGAGTCGTCAACGGCGGGCACACGTGGCCGGGCGCACCGGAGGTGCTACCCGCACAGCAGGTCGGTCTGCCGATCCGAGGCTTCGACGCGTCACAGCTGTCGATGCAGTTCTTCGAAACTCACGAACGGTAG